In Odontesthes bonariensis isolate fOdoBon6 chromosome 6, fOdoBon6.hap1, whole genome shotgun sequence, one genomic interval encodes:
- the smim15 gene encoding small integral membrane protein 15 → MIDVRAWAEYVVEWAAKDPYGFLTTVILALTPLFIASALLSWKLAKMIEARDREQKKKQKRQENIAKAKRTKKD, encoded by the coding sequence ATGATTGATGTGCGAGCATGGGCAGAGTATGTTGTGGAGTGGGCTGCCAAAGACCCCTACGGTTTCCTCACTACGGTCATACTGGCTCTCACCCCTCTCTTCATTGCCAGTGCACTGCTGTCCTGGAAACTGGCCAAGATGATCGAGGCACGTGACCGCGAGCAGAAGAAAAAGCAGAAGCGTCAGGAAAACATAGCCAAGGCCAAGAGGACCAAGAAAGACTGA
- the ndufaf2 gene encoding NADH dehydrogenase [ubiquinone] 1 alpha subcomplex assembly factor 2, whose product MSRIAGFLRRTFGVVRDHVGTDHLGNKYYFIPEQKSWTGRLARAKRMVVVANPTEHEYMEGNIPMEWDAWIRGRRKEPPSIEELMANESQREQIKVKAKEVEEKDLAQQAKEYEEGLVSTSAKTAAQGHAAATSFGKQEMSEEPTSTASTFQPGSWIPTPKK is encoded by the exons ATGAGCAGAATTGCTGGATTTCTGAGGCGTACTTTTGGAGTAGTACGCGACCATGTTGGGACAGACCATTTGGGCAATAAATACTACTTTATCCCTGAACAGAAGTCGTGGACAG gaaGGCTAGCCCGTGCCAAGCGGATGGTGGTGGTGGCCAATCCTACAGAGCATGAATATATGGAGGGCAACATTCCGATGGAGTGGGATG CTTGGATCCGAGGCAGACGGAAAGAGCCCCCCTCCATAGAG GAGCTAATGGCGAACGAGTCCCAGAGGGAGCAGATCAAAGTGAAGGCCAAGGAGGTGGAGGAGAAAGATCTAGCTCAACAGGCTAAGGAGTACGAGGAAGGTCTGGTGTCGACTTCCGCAAAGACTGCGGCGCAGGGCCATGCAGCTGCCACCAGCTTTGGCAAGCAAGAGATGAGCGAAGAGCCAACCAGCACTGCAAGCACGttccagcctggctcctggatACCCACTCCCAAGAAATAG
- the ercc8 gene encoding DNA excision repair protein ERCC-8 isoform X3, whose protein sequence is MLGFLTARQAGLDDPLRLRRAESTRRVLSLKLNPERDVDRVHGNGINTIDIDAIEGRYMLSGGADGVIVIYDLENYSGKPQYTCKAVCTVGRSSRYVHKFSVETVQWYPCDTGMFVSSSFDKTMKVWDTETLKPAEVFEFEGNVYSHHQSPIARKHSLIAVGTKNPKIQLCDLKSGSRIHVLQGHRAEVLSVRWSPRYEHILATASADSKVKVWDVRRASGDLFTLDQHNGEKSKASSEKTQPIMAE, encoded by the exons ATGTTAGGATTTTTGACCGCAAGGCAGGCTGGTCTGGATGACCCTCTCCGACTGAGACGTGCAGAGTCAACAAGAAG GGTTCTCAGTTTGAAATTAAATCCTGAGAGAGATGTGGACCGAGTCCATGGAAATGGCATTAATACCATCGACATTGATGCAATTGAGGGCAGATA CATGTTGTCTGGAGGTGCAGATGGAGTAATTGTCATCTATGACCTGGAGAACTACAGTGGGAAACCACAGTATACCTGCAAGGCTGTCTGCACAGTAGGCAG gTCAAGCCGATATGTCCACAAATTCAGTGTGGAGACAGTCCAGTGGTATCCTTGTGACACAGGAATGTTTGTCTCAAGTTCCTTTGACAAGACAATGAAAGTCTGGGACACAGAGACTTTAAAG CCCGCTGAAGTATTTGAGTTTGAGGGCAATGTCTACAGTCACCACCAGTCCCCCATCGCCCGGAAGCACAGTCTCATTGCAG TTGGAACCAAAAACCCTAAAATCCAACTGTGTGACCTGAAGTCCGGTTCACGAATTCATGTTCTTCAGG GTCACAGAGCAGAGGTGCTGTCTGTGCGGTGGTCGCCCAGATACGAGCATATCCTAGCCACTGCCAG TGCAGACAGCAAGGTGAAAGTATGGGATGTGCGTCGTGCTTCAGGTGATCTATTCACTCTGGACCAGCACAATGGAGAGAAGTCGAAAGCCTCCTCCGAG AAAACACAGCCCATAATGGCAGAGTAA
- the ercc8 gene encoding DNA excision repair protein ERCC-8 isoform X2, with the protein MLGFLTARQAGLDDPLRLRRAESTRSLKLNPERDVDRVHGNGINTIDIDAIEGRYMLSGGADGVIVIYDLENYSGKPQYTCKAVCTVGRSSRYVHKFSVETVQWYPCDTGMFVSSSFDKTMKVWDTETLKPAEVFEFEGNVYSHHQSPIARKHSLIAVGTKNPKIQLCDLKSGSRIHVLQGHRAEVLSVRWSPRYEHILATASADSKVKVWDVRRASGDLFTLDQHNGEKSKASSEAENTAHNGRVNGLCFTSDGLYLLTTGTDDRMRLWNSATGENTLVNYGKVCNESRKRLQFTVSRGCSPEFVFVPCGSSVAVYELHTGELVTMLRGHYNNVDCCEFHPDYQELYSGGKDCNILAWVPVLRTADVEEESNLENKGAAGLSTVNPAFQDAWSSDED; encoded by the exons ATGTTAGGATTTTTGACCGCAAGGCAGGCTGGTCTGGATGACCCTCTCCGACTGAGACGTGCAGAGTCAACAAGAAG TTTGAAATTAAATCCTGAGAGAGATGTGGACCGAGTCCATGGAAATGGCATTAATACCATCGACATTGATGCAATTGAGGGCAGATA CATGTTGTCTGGAGGTGCAGATGGAGTAATTGTCATCTATGACCTGGAGAACTACAGTGGGAAACCACAGTATACCTGCAAGGCTGTCTGCACAGTAGGCAG gTCAAGCCGATATGTCCACAAATTCAGTGTGGAGACAGTCCAGTGGTATCCTTGTGACACAGGAATGTTTGTCTCAAGTTCCTTTGACAAGACAATGAAAGTCTGGGACACAGAGACTTTAAAG CCCGCTGAAGTATTTGAGTTTGAGGGCAATGTCTACAGTCACCACCAGTCCCCCATCGCCCGGAAGCACAGTCTCATTGCAG TTGGAACCAAAAACCCTAAAATCCAACTGTGTGACCTGAAGTCCGGTTCACGAATTCATGTTCTTCAGG GTCACAGAGCAGAGGTGCTGTCTGTGCGGTGGTCGCCCAGATACGAGCATATCCTAGCCACTGCCAG TGCAGACAGCAAGGTGAAAGTATGGGATGTGCGTCGTGCTTCAGGTGATCTATTCACTCTGGACCAGCACAATGGAGAGAAGTCGAAAGCCTCCTCCGAGGCAG AAAACACAGCCCATAATGGCAGAGTAAATGGCCTTTGCTTCACTTCTGATGGCCTCTACCTCCTTACCACTGGAACTGATGATCGTATGAGGTTGTGGAATAGTGCGACTGGGGAAAACACGCTG GTAAATTATGGGAAGGTCTGCAATGAGAGTCGTAAAAGGCTGCAGTTCACAGTGTCACGTGGCTGCAGCCCGGAATTTGTGTTTGTGCCATGCGGCAGCTCAGTGGCGGTGTATGAACTCCACACAGGAGAACTGGTCACAATGCTCAGGGGTCACTACAACAATGTCGACTGCTGCGAGTTCCACCCAGACTACCAG GAGCTGTACAGTGGAGGTAAAGACTGTAACATACTGGCATGGGTTCCTGTTCTCCGTACTGCAGATGTGGAAGAAGAGTCAAACCTTGAAAATAAG GGTGCCGCTGGCCTGTCCACTGTGAACCCTGCCTTTCAGGATGCCTGGAGCAGCGATGAGGACTAA
- the ercc8 gene encoding DNA excision repair protein ERCC-8 isoform X1, producing the protein MLGFLTARQAGLDDPLRLRRAESTRRVLSLKLNPERDVDRVHGNGINTIDIDAIEGRYMLSGGADGVIVIYDLENYSGKPQYTCKAVCTVGRSSRYVHKFSVETVQWYPCDTGMFVSSSFDKTMKVWDTETLKPAEVFEFEGNVYSHHQSPIARKHSLIAVGTKNPKIQLCDLKSGSRIHVLQGHRAEVLSVRWSPRYEHILATASADSKVKVWDVRRASGDLFTLDQHNGEKSKASSEAENTAHNGRVNGLCFTSDGLYLLTTGTDDRMRLWNSATGENTLVNYGKVCNESRKRLQFTVSRGCSPEFVFVPCGSSVAVYELHTGELVTMLRGHYNNVDCCEFHPDYQELYSGGKDCNILAWVPVLRTADVEEESNLENKGAAGLSTVNPAFQDAWSSDED; encoded by the exons ATGTTAGGATTTTTGACCGCAAGGCAGGCTGGTCTGGATGACCCTCTCCGACTGAGACGTGCAGAGTCAACAAGAAG GGTTCTCAGTTTGAAATTAAATCCTGAGAGAGATGTGGACCGAGTCCATGGAAATGGCATTAATACCATCGACATTGATGCAATTGAGGGCAGATA CATGTTGTCTGGAGGTGCAGATGGAGTAATTGTCATCTATGACCTGGAGAACTACAGTGGGAAACCACAGTATACCTGCAAGGCTGTCTGCACAGTAGGCAG gTCAAGCCGATATGTCCACAAATTCAGTGTGGAGACAGTCCAGTGGTATCCTTGTGACACAGGAATGTTTGTCTCAAGTTCCTTTGACAAGACAATGAAAGTCTGGGACACAGAGACTTTAAAG CCCGCTGAAGTATTTGAGTTTGAGGGCAATGTCTACAGTCACCACCAGTCCCCCATCGCCCGGAAGCACAGTCTCATTGCAG TTGGAACCAAAAACCCTAAAATCCAACTGTGTGACCTGAAGTCCGGTTCACGAATTCATGTTCTTCAGG GTCACAGAGCAGAGGTGCTGTCTGTGCGGTGGTCGCCCAGATACGAGCATATCCTAGCCACTGCCAG TGCAGACAGCAAGGTGAAAGTATGGGATGTGCGTCGTGCTTCAGGTGATCTATTCACTCTGGACCAGCACAATGGAGAGAAGTCGAAAGCCTCCTCCGAGGCAG AAAACACAGCCCATAATGGCAGAGTAAATGGCCTTTGCTTCACTTCTGATGGCCTCTACCTCCTTACCACTGGAACTGATGATCGTATGAGGTTGTGGAATAGTGCGACTGGGGAAAACACGCTG GTAAATTATGGGAAGGTCTGCAATGAGAGTCGTAAAAGGCTGCAGTTCACAGTGTCACGTGGCTGCAGCCCGGAATTTGTGTTTGTGCCATGCGGCAGCTCAGTGGCGGTGTATGAACTCCACACAGGAGAACTGGTCACAATGCTCAGGGGTCACTACAACAATGTCGACTGCTGCGAGTTCCACCCAGACTACCAG GAGCTGTACAGTGGAGGTAAAGACTGTAACATACTGGCATGGGTTCCTGTTCTCCGTACTGCAGATGTGGAAGAAGAGTCAAACCTTGAAAATAAG GGTGCCGCTGGCCTGTCCACTGTGAACCCTGCCTTTCAGGATGCCTGGAGCAGCGATGAGGACTAA
- the elovl7a gene encoding elongation of very long chain fatty acids protein 7a — MEFDHIKSTAALIYDEFIQNADSRTASWLLMSSPLPQTIIIAAYIYFVTSLGPRIMENRKAFDLRGVLIIYNFSVVALSLYMCYEFVMSGWGTGYSFHCDLVDYSDSPQAVRMAATCWLYYFSKFIEMLDTIFFVLRKKYSQVTFLHVYHHSIMPFTWWFGVRFAAGGLGTFHALLNCIVHVIMYTYYGLTALGPSYQKYLWWKKYLTTIQLIQFVMVTSHISQYFLMKDCPYQFPIFIYIIGLYGLIFLFLFLNFYYHAYTKGKRLPKVLQNQTWSHHTNGIMNGNTNHEKDQ, encoded by the exons ATGGAGTTTGATCATATAAAGTCCACCGCTGCCCTCATTTATGATGAGTTCATCCAAAACGCTG ATTCTCGGACGGCGAGCTGGCTGCTTATGTCATCTCCTCTCCCCCAAACGATCATCATCGCTGCGTACATTTACTTTGTCACATCGCTGGGGCCTCGAATAATGGAGAACCGCAAAGCCTTTGACCTGAGAGGAGTCCTCATCATCTACAACTTCAGTGTGGTGGCTCTCTCACTCTACATGTGCTACGAG tttgtgatGTCTGGATGGGGAACGGGATACTCATTTCACTGTGACCTGGTTGACTACTCGGATTCACCACAGGCTGTGAGG ATGGCGGCAACGTGCTGGCTTTATTACTTCTCAAAGTTCATTGAGATGTTAGACACT ATCTTCTTTGTGCTGAGGAAGAAGTACAGCCAGGTGACATTTCTTCATGTCTACCATCACTCCATCATGCCCTTCACCTGGTGGTTTGGAGTTCGTTTTGCTGCAG GCGGACTGGGAACATTCCATGCCTTGCTTAACTGCATTGTCCACGTTATCATGTACACATACTACGGACTGACTGCCCTGGGCCCCAGTTACCAGAAGTATCTGTGGTGGAAGAAATACCTAACAACCATTCAGCTG ATCCAGTTTGTTATGGTGACCAGCCACATCTCCCAGTACTTCCTCATGAAGGACTGCCCTTACCAGTTCCCCATCTTTATCTACATCATTGGCCTGTACGGCCTGattttcctgtttctcttcCTCAACTTCTACTACCACGCCTACACCAAGGGCAAGAGGCTGCCTAAAGTGCTGCAGAATCAGACATGGTCACACCACACCAACGGAATTATGAATGGAAACACCAACCACGAAAAAGATCAGTGA